The following are from one region of the Candidatus Poribacteria bacterium genome:
- a CDS encoding radical SAM protein, with protein sequence MKLLDDQYQKTLPHEDDRELISLEQIQVSNSQDSGCSSCSSGGCGSPVIQKKTSKGFSGELGEKERDLRRPFVHKFETEKQSYVYDVNTDRIIQVTPAVYDIIDDFGVLSVREMVPKYGVQHTPEEIAEAYETIEMANRDERLFSNNHPSEILYPLDEQSLRLLYDEDVRTLCLGVTEQCNLRCSYCSFSGTYEFHREHNSTFMEFDVARRGIDFFKEHSKLCDYVNLTFYGGEPLLNASLIKQCVEYANGIFGRKPIEYHMTTNATLMNDDICQMWIDNDFKIMVSLDGPKETHDRYRVNGANRGSFNKIKQNLNKLRDKSPDYYRNNVKFSIVLSPPYDFEELNDFFTSEPLTDVRTMRTSSVDTQDTTFFHNFTEEELENKGRKELKEKYFNALIQKEVAHNRPEREHRFMQGLFGDGFEKLIPSMKPTNPFPEVYHPGGICVPGLKTLFLTPEGDFFTCEKSSTSFDLLRLGNLERGLDAAKGIENIENYSHAHDGCRFCYASRHCGTCFIKASAGEQFDGTLKMSNCNNHRSGFHQDLVDIMTVIEGNPDAFDYLKNVTLI encoded by the coding sequence ATGAAGTTACTCGACGACCAATATCAGAAAACTTTACCACACGAAGATGACAGAGAGTTAATTTCTCTAGAGCAAATTCAGGTTTCTAATTCGCAGGATTCAGGATGCTCTTCGTGTTCATCAGGGGGTTGTGGTTCGCCTGTTATTCAAAAGAAAACTTCTAAGGGGTTCTCTGGCGAACTGGGTGAAAAGGAACGAGATCTACGCCGCCCCTTCGTCCACAAGTTCGAGACAGAAAAACAGAGTTACGTTTATGATGTCAACACGGATCGAATTATCCAGGTGACACCTGCCGTTTATGACATCATTGATGACTTCGGTGTCCTTTCCGTTAGAGAGATGGTTCCGAAGTATGGTGTTCAGCACACCCCTGAGGAAATTGCTGAGGCTTATGAAACGATTGAAATGGCAAACAGAGACGAGCGATTGTTCTCTAACAATCACCCAAGTGAAATTCTGTATCCGCTTGATGAACAGTCCCTTCGGCTTTTATATGATGAAGATGTCCGGACCCTTTGCCTTGGCGTAACGGAGCAGTGTAATCTGCGATGTTCGTATTGTAGTTTCTCAGGAACATATGAATTTCACCGTGAGCATAACTCAACGTTTATGGAGTTTGATGTCGCCCGTCGCGGGATTGATTTTTTTAAGGAACATTCAAAACTGTGCGATTACGTTAATCTTACGTTCTATGGTGGTGAGCCCCTACTGAATGCATCTCTGATAAAACAGTGTGTTGAATATGCCAATGGTATCTTCGGACGAAAGCCTATTGAGTACCACATGACAACGAATGCTACCTTGATGAATGATGACATCTGTCAGATGTGGATTGACAACGATTTCAAAATCATGGTGAGCCTTGACGGTCCGAAAGAAACACATGATAGATATCGAGTCAATGGTGCGAACAGAGGGAGTTTTAATAAAATTAAGCAGAACTTGAATAAGTTACGTGACAAGTCCCCCGATTACTATCGAAACAACGTCAAATTTAGCATTGTTCTCTCACCGCCCTACGATTTTGAGGAACTCAATGATTTTTTCACGTCAGAACCCTTGACGGATGTCCGGACGATGCGAACATCTAGCGTTGACACTCAAGACACGACCTTTTTTCACAATTTCACCGAGGAAGAACTTGAGAATAAAGGGAGGAAAGAGCTCAAAGAGAAGTACTTCAATGCCCTGATTCAGAAAGAGGTTGCACATAATCGCCCCGAGCGGGAACACAGATTTATGCAAGGGCTTTTTGGAGATGGATTTGAAAAACTGATTCCCTCAATGAAGCCAACAAATCCGTTTCCTGAAGTGTATCATCCAGGAGGGATCTGCGTGCCAGGTCTAAAAACCCTGTTTTTAACACCTGAAGGGGATTTCTTCACTTGCGAAAAGAGCAGCACATCTTTCGATCTCTTGCGCTTAGGGAATCTTGAAAGGGGTTTGGATGCTGCCAAAGGTATAGAAAACATAGAAAACTATTCCCATGCTCATGATGGTTGTCGTTTCTGTTATGCGTCCCGACATTGTGGCACCTGCTTTATCAAGGCCTCTGCAGGGGAACAGTTTGATGGCACCCTCAAGATGAGTAACTGTAACAATCATCGATCGGGATTTCACCAGGATCTTGTTGACATCATGACTGTCATAGAAGGGAACCCCGATGCTTTTGACTATCTCAAGAATGTGACTCTCATATGA